The window ATGGCACCATCTTCCTCGAGCATAACACCGCAAAGAACCTCCATTTTGAGCTCTAGAGCCTGATCCAAGGCAAAGGAGAGGAGCATTGGAGGAAAAGGGGGCACCATCCATGGAGAAAAAGGCGGAAGACAAAGGAGGAGGAGGCCCGAGCTCCACCACGAGATCCATGGCGACTTACTAACAGAGCGGATGATGAGGAACAATAGAAGACGAGTAATCCAATGGAGGAAATGCTGCAGAAAGACACGTAGTGAAGAGAAGGAGCAAGTAGGCAACCATCCGTCGGTCCATATTACTGAACCATTTGTCACCATATGTGTATAAATCATTTGTCCAAACACATGTTACTTGTCTAGCCTCTATGTACAAAGAAAAAGAGCAGACATACGACTGCAATATGCAAGGAAGTTCAGTTATTCTCAAAATGTTGCACTAATTTCATTAGCCTTTTGGTTTTGTGTACATTCCATCGTCCTGTAACTAAATTGAACAATTTTTTGAGAACCGAGAATACATGGAATGATGGAAAGGAGCTAAAACCATTAATATGAAGCTCCAAAAACATTATATGGATGTTCACATCTCAAATATCGTGCATAACAAGAAGAGGCCAAAGCACCGCCATCAAGACAACAATGGCGCCGGCGGGTCCAAAGCCCGCCGGCGCGGCGCCGCTGGGGGGCCCCGACGGTGGCCGGGCCTTGTCGGTGACCTTGATGACCATCCGCTGCCCGCCCTGGCAGTGGCCCGTGGCGCCGCTGATGAAGTAGAAGGGGCCGGGGCGGTCGAGGCGCACCTCGGTGTTGCCGTTGTTGGAGAAGAAGATCGGGTCCGACGACTCGCACTTGTTGTACTCCTCCTCCGTCACCTCCATCACCGAGTCCACATTGTACTTGAAATCTACGCACGCACGCACGATCGATCACGCCGCATA is drawn from Triticum dicoccoides isolate Atlit2015 ecotype Zavitan chromosome 4A, WEW_v2.0, whole genome shotgun sequence and contains these coding sequences:
- the LOC119287249 gene encoding mavicyanin-like, coding for MASLLPLLLLLALLDASRATNFEVGGDAEWVVPQAGDSQTYNHWASKNHFHVGDIVHFKYNVDSVMEVTEEEYNKCESSDPIFFSNNGNTEVRLDRPGPFYFISGATGHCQGGQRMVIKVTDKARPPSGPPSGAAPAGFGPAGAIVVLMAVLWPLLVMHDI